One Brassica oleracea var. oleracea cultivar TO1000 chromosome C7, BOL, whole genome shotgun sequence genomic window carries:
- the LOC106302099 gene encoding cysteine-rich repeat secretory protein 56 has product MKPMYQFFAVFWLFLPFTVISGDNNKNLIFKGCASQKSPDPTGAFSQNLNTLFTSLLSQSAQRSFASTTAGTDNATAVTGVFQCRGDLPAAQCYDCVSKIPKLVSKLCGGGGGDGNVVVAARVQLSGCYIRYEISGFRQTSGTEMLFRVCGKKQSGDPGFAGKRDTAFGAAENGVKTGGDGGGFYAGQYESVYVLGQCEGSLGNSDCGECVKDGFEKAKSECGDSISGQVYLHKCFVSYSYYSHGVPNISPLSDGEKRQHTQRTIALAVGGVAVLGFVIVCLLVLKSAMKKKSKYDSY; this is encoded by the exons ATGAAGCCTATGTACCAATTCTTTGCCGTCTTCTGGCTCTTCTTACCTTTCACTGTAATCTCCGGCGACAACAACAAGAATCTGATCTTCAAAGGTTGCGCAAGTCAGAAATCTCCCGACCCAACTGGTGCTTTCTCTCAGAATCTCAACACTCTCTTCACTTCCTTACTTTCTCAATCCGCGCAGAGATCTTTCGCCTCCACGACCGCCGGAACCGATAACGCAACCGCCGTAACCGGCGTTTTTCAGTGCCGCGGCGACCTCCCCGCCGCTCAGTGCTACGACTGCGTCTCCAAAATCCCCAAACTCGTCTCCAAGCTCTGCGGCGGAGGCGGAGGCGACGGGAACGTGGTGGTGGCGGCGCGTGTGCAGCTCTCCGGTTGTTATATCCGGTACGAAATCTCGGGGTTCCGGCAGACTTCCGGTACTGAGATGCTGTTCCGTGTCTGCGGGAAGAAACAGTCCGGCGATCCTGGGTTCGCCGGGAAGAGGGACACGGCGTTTGGTGCGGCGGAGAACGGCGTGAAAACGGGAGGCGACGGCGGAGGATTTTACGCGGGGCAGTATGAGTCGGTGTATGTGTTGGGACAGTGCGAGGGTAGTTTGGGAAATTCAGATTGCGGTGAGTGTGTGAAAGATGGTTTTGAGAAAGCAAAGAGTGAGTGTGGGGATTCGATCTCTGGTCAGGTTTATCTCCACAAGTGCTTCGTTAGCTACAGTTACTACTCTCATGGCGTTCCAAACATTTCTCCACTTTCAG ATGGAGAGAAGAGACAGCACACGCAAAGAACAATAGCTTTGGCGGTGGGAGGAGTTGCAGTTTTAGGATTTGTGATTGTTTGTTTGTTGGTTTTGAAATCTGCCATGAAGAAGAAGAGTAAATATGATAGTTATTGA